The genome window AGAGAGACTACCTGAGATATTGTCAGAATCAAGTAGCTCGACAATGCTGTATGGAGAACAATCTTCCAAGCCCAGcttgctgcagagccagccacAGAATCCTTTCTCCATATCCCTGACAGCATGCCACCAGTACCCAAAGGACCATGCTACCTGGGCTACAGCTGAATACAGGCCTAGGGAGAAAGAAACAACCATAATTATAATTGGGTAGGAGATAATCAAAAGGGGACAAAAGGTGATTTTGTGCCAGAAGGTCCTCTCTTCATTGTACACCAAGAAGATGTTGTACCATGTAATGGTTCCATAGTAGAATGAAACCACGAAGGACACTACAAAAATGACGGGGAGGCAGATGATGGTCCAGAGGACGATGTGAGGTCCTCTATCTAACCCAACatcacatttcttcttcttctcagGTACATCTTCTTTAGGAGGTTCCTTTGACTTAGccagttcctgcagctctttATCTGTTAGGGTGACGTGGATGTCCACCATCTGACCCTTCTTCTTTCCCCTGGTGATT of Zonotrichia leucophrys gambelii isolate GWCS_2022_RI chromosome 7, RI_Zleu_2.0, whole genome shotgun sequence contains these proteins:
- the TMEM169 gene encoding transmembrane protein 169 isoform X2, with the translated sequence MPGEVTESSSGMEETVQKDSKSGGQSPRCGTMRRAVATTVTFDGEATMDRRKKKKKESRPESIIVYRSEHDNKVEEEQADEEGGEKSSEEGSKFLGVWNMPLDSRYVTLTGTITRGKKKGQMVDIHVTLTDKELQELAKSKEPPKEDVPEKKKKCDVGLDRGPHIVLWTIICLPVIFVVSFVVSFYYGTITWYNIFLVYNEERTFWHKITFCPLLIISYPIIIMVVSFSLGLYSAVAQVAWSFGYWWHAVRDMEKGFCGWLCSKLGLEDCSPYSIVELLDSDNISGSLSGKSSAQGVDTSAV
- the TMEM169 gene encoding transmembrane protein 169 isoform X1, which encodes MPGEVTESSSGMEETVQKDSKSGGQSPRCGTMRRAVATTVTFDGEATMDRRKKKKKESRPESIIVYRSEHDNKVEEEQADEEGGEKSSEEGSKFLGQSMTDGVWNMPLDSRYVTLTGTITRGKKKGQMVDIHVTLTDKELQELAKSKEPPKEDVPEKKKKCDVGLDRGPHIVLWTIICLPVIFVVSFVVSFYYGTITWYNIFLVYNEERTFWHKITFCPLLIISYPIIIMVVSFSLGLYSAVAQVAWSFGYWWHAVRDMEKGFCGWLCSKLGLEDCSPYSIVELLDSDNISGSLSGKSSAQGVDTSAV